The DNA window CAGAGTACGCCAGTGTCCAGATCCCGAAGAAGTAAGCAAGGCTGCAGCGGCTGCCAGGACCCCCTGCCCCGTGGGGAGCCACTGTGCTTCTCCCTGGGAGGATTTTCTTGGAAGCACCGAGTGTGATGTGAAGATGCGCTGTGGTACCTGTGTTTTGGGGTGGAAATGCAGCCTGTGTTACTGTGGGGGTCAGCTCCCATCCAGAGAACTGTTTTTTGGAGGCAGCTTGGTCCTGAGGTTGCTGGCTCCATCCCTTTGGGATCCCCCGCAGCCACGGGGGCTGCTCAGCCTCAGACCACCGGGTTTGCCCGCAAGTGCGTGAAGCCAGCAGAGCAGCGGCTCCTCGGGAAGCTCCAGACAGGCTGGGGGGATGGGACAGCGCCTCCACGCCAGCTCCcgtggggatgctgctgcctggccaGGCTCACACAGCTTCCCACAGCCCAGTGGGACTGGCCGGAGCCCCCGTGCTGCCTTCTGGGGGTCTCTGCCACCAGCACCTGGAAAACAAACTCTGGCTTTAAAGAAAGGACCTAAGCGTCCACCTCTCTCTTCCCAAGTGTCCCTTCTGCGGGACCTCAGTCTCGCACCAAGGCCAATGAGGCTGGGAAGGCCGGCGAGCTGAggcccccctgctgcgggctttcctccatcctgctgcccagggaggctcCGTAATGGCTCCCCAGCACcgaccatcctcctcctcctcctcctctgcacagCCTTGCCCCACACCGGGACCCACCAGCGCTGCCCCAGGCTTGTACAAAGCgtgcagctctgggctggcCGGGCTGTGGGTGCCCCCGCCAGCCCGGCTCCCTTCCTGGGAGCTCCCTGCAGGTACCGTGTAACATGTTTTGACTGTTTGACATGTAACTGTTAATTTTTAGAGCTAAAAACCTGATGTTTTGTGTTGTACGTGGGTGTACTGCTGTGTACTTAACACTAGAATAAGATGTGCAAAATTAAGACTGAGGCCTCAGTAAAGACCCCTAAACCTCGTAGGGTTTAAAAGAGACTTACAcgacccccacccccccacccagctcTGCCATGGGGGCCAGGCACActcctcccccagcccacccctgGGGACAAGCGTCTTCCatgtgccccctccctgggacACTGCATGGGGCCACCATCCTGTGTTGGCTCCTGCAGCACCCGGGTGGCCTTGCAGCAGTGGGCATGCATGGGGCTGGCCCCCCACGGCTGCtggtggggggctgctggggggcctGGTGATGCTTTGAGAATGATGTGACTGCCtgtacagactttttttttttctttttgcttgcaagatatttttataataaaagtgAAGAgtcctgtgctgctcctgcacaTCAGCGTGTCCCAGTGGTCAGGGTGGTCACCTCATCATCTGTCCTGGGGGTGCATGATGGGGGTCAGCATGCCCTGCAATGGGAGGGGGGCCTCAtcctgcacagccctgctgtgtgctgcagagggagagaggaatatggcagcaggaggctggctATGGTGATGGTCCTTTTGGAGTCTGGCCAGCTCTCCCCATGCAGCCCTCCTGCATCTTTAGGTGCCCCCTTCCATGGGAGGTGAGCTGGGGTGCCCAAactggggtgcaggcaggctgggtgctagctgcagcctgtgctgtgggtgagctgagcacagcagtgctctgcagtgaCCTTCTCCACCCCAGAGCTGGCGCCTTGGCTGTGCCTGGCACACAGGCTCTGTCTTACTGGGGCCAGGAACTGTACTGTGAGGCTTCCCGCAGGGATGAGCGATGGGGAGGGTGAGTCTATGAAGGTCAAAAGGGAGTTTGTTGCCCAGACTGGGCTTTCTCAGCACCGAGCTGCTCTCCTCAAAGTGTGAGCGGGAAGGGGACAGCCTGGCCCATGCCCTTGGCACAGCTGCTCCTTCCTGGCTGGGGCAACTGCTGGGATTCCCAAGGGAGCCTCCTCTGGGTGTCCTGTctgtccccccccagctgtgctgcaggaggggccctgccagcaccctgcaCATGCCTGGGCTGAGCATCCCTGCCCTTGCTTGGCTGGGGGGGCCCTTCCTCCCTTGGGGCATGGCTCCAGGGGCAGCAGCAATGGGTTGCATGGGCTCCCACATCTTTGGCACCCATGGAGTTGGGAGGGTACCACCGCATGCTGCCTGCAGGTCTTGTAGCTGGCACCCAAGCCCTGGGCACCCATGGACCCCCAGCCCACCTCCTAAGCCCTGGTTTGGAGTGTGTGGTCCCTTCATGCCGAGGGCTGGATCTGCCCCATGGAGAATGCTCAGCACCTGGCACGGCTTTGGCTTTGTTGGCATCTGCCTTTTATTGGctgcggggggagcaggggatggGGTACAGGTCCAATCCTGCCTCTGGGGGTCGTTCTCAGAGGGGGAAGcttggggggaggtgggggatgACCAGGCAGGTGCTGGGACGGGTGGAATGTGGCGAGCAGCTCGGGGAGGGGAGTCGGGGTTGtgctcagccagctccctgtgcTGGTGACGGTGCCAtggtgccagccctgcccggccacctctccccacagctgtgctggctgcgTGAGCCATCTCCCAGCCCAGAGGGCTGCGATTCTGCCCCAGCTCATCCTTCCTGGTGCTCGGACACCATCGCCTCGTACACCAGCTGTGATGGTTTCCAGACCCTGTTGTCCTTCTGTGGGAAGGTGAAGGATATGCGTTTTCCCCTCAATTTGCACCCAAGAGCCCTGGGGCTGGACCTGCAGCTGCACCGCCAGCAGCCGGAGGGGTGGCACTGTCCCCTCGATGCACGGGGTCCCTAAGGGATGGGCAGGTGAACCAAAGAGGGACAACTGAGGATGGGGACCCATGGTCCCCCAGAGGGACAAGACAGGGATGACGCTGGCCAcgccaggctgggcaggggatggggccAGGGGTGATGGCGCAGTCCGGGCCGGCAGCATGGGGACTGTGGTGCCGCCCGTCCCGTGCCTGGCTCTATAGGTCCAAGACCTCCCCTGAGTAGGCGCTGGGGTCCTCGTCCGACCGCGTGGTGACCTTGAACTGCCGCCGCAGGAAGCCCCCGTAGCGCTTCTGATTGTCCCACTTGAGCTTGGGCCGGATCCGGCGCATGAAGCCACCGTAACGCttgtgcagctctgccagctcctgcccctcAGACCCGGCACCCGTGGGCTCCTCGCCCCCGTCACCTGCTGGCTCCGGTCCTGGGTAGTCCTCAGGGGCCGCCCGCTCCCCTGGTTTGCGGCCAAAGCCCCCAAACTTCTTGCTGAGGCCGCCCTTGCTGTGGGCGTTCTCAcgcagcagggagagcagctTCCCCTTGGCCATCTTCTTCATGAAGCCCCCGTAGCGCTTGGCCGGTGCCAGTGGCAGCTCCCCAGGACCtagctcctgctcctgctctgcctcgTCCTCCTCCGCCTCCTGAGGGGACGGGTCTGTTCCTTCGGCCAGGGCCACCAGCGGGACCAGGAGCGCCAGTGCCTTCCTGCACGTCTCCCATTCGGGGCCGGGCGGTGAGGAGCCCTGGCACTCCCGCAGGCACATCTGCAAGACAGCGGCCGCAGCGGCCCCAGGGCACCCGCTGGCATCACCCTGCTGCTTGAGGTGACCCCCCCGCCTTtctcccaccctgcccagggggtgcccccaccccaaGCCCAGGGTTCCACACCTGCTCTGCTGACAAGCTCAGTGAAGAGCCTAAGCTTGCACGTtgccagcaccccagggtgcccatGCCCACCACCCCAGCAGCACGCAGCTCTGCTGACCGTGCACTGGCACCTGCGATGCTCCCGTTGCTGTGACCCCCCGGCTGATGGCTGCATGGGGCTGGCACTCACCAGGGGCCAAATGCTGCTGTCGGCACCGCGGGTCTGGGCAGCGCAGAGGGAGCACTGGGTCATGCAGTCGGCAGATACCACCATGgccagggagaggcagagcgCCAGTGCCAGTGCCCACCGTGCCATCTCACGATGCAGCCGCTGCCTGGGGAGGGCAAGACAGCACAGAGCCCATCACCTTCCCTGCGCCAGCCCCGGGGAGTCCATCGCCGCCCCGCTGGCACCCTCGGCGCTGGGCACCTActgcctgcacagctgctcctggggaTGGGCACCGGGACCTGTGCCTGCACCCACACGACTCACCTCTGGGAGCTGCTCCTGTGTtctgggatggggagagaaggggacagGAGTGACCTGCGAGGACACTGTGGGATGTGATCCCTTACCCTGGATGCAGCCTGATCCTTGGCACAAGCCCTGAGCCGTGGCCAGGCCCCCAGGGCCACCAAGGTCCCCAGGGCAATGACcaccatcccatcccaccccatcccaccccatccatCGCTCCTTCCATACcattagaaagaaaagcccctttttttctttagcgTTGAGTTTCTCTGCAGTATTGCAATCGCCGCGTTTGCGTGGCACGAAGGGAATGAATCACTGGTTCTCCCCCTTGGCCTTGGGGAAGAAAAGCACGGTGATCGGAGCCGCCAGCAGAACGGGGACAGGGGGATGCCATCACCCAGTACAGACTCACTCTGGGTGCTGCACCGTGCACCGGGgcaccccagctcccctccctcccacctgctgcttctgctgggctggtgcagcaagaagcaggggaaaaaaaaaacaggtttcAGGTTCAAGCCTCCCTGCAAGCCATGATTGCCATCCAGCCTGCCAGGAGCCGTGTCAGAATCTCACATCTGTGGATGAGACCAGGGAGGGCTGATGAACCAGGGAGGGCTGATCACACCGGGCAGTGGCTGGGAGAGGGGCTGTGCCGGCGGCAGTGCACGGTGTTGCTCCAGAACCCCCTGGGCGAGGCTGGAGGGGCCAGTGCCGGCCCCGGCTGCAGTGCCACAGGACTGCAATGCCACCAGGACCACGATGGCCCTGGGAGCAAGAGCCGACCCCAAAGGGGTGTGCTGGCAGCAAGCACCCGCCTGCCTCCTTGGCTGCTTTTATCTGGGGTGGAAAGGCATGACCCAAAGGGATCTGTTACACATTAATGACGCATATCAGAGACTATTGTATTCTCCAGCAGTATCTGCTAATGTACCGTAATTGGTACTGATGAAGAAATGTTAATGCCACAGTATTCATGCtagattaaaatttaatttgaattatCTGCACCATCGTGTGTCAAGCTGTCTGCATTCCTCGGCTGCACTGCGGACAGGCTCCGTGCAGCCCTAAGTGCATCACCTCCACTCACCCTGGCAGAGCGGCAGACGCTGGGGCAGGCAGATGCCCAGTACAGGCACCGGCACGGCGGGACCTCAGCCCACCCTCGCCGCTGAGACACAGTGATGGTCCCTTACCGCCTTGCCACCACCAAGACAGCACCGATGAGCGAGAACTCACCAGCCGTGCGGGTAGGTGCCAGCTGCAGCACCGAGGGGAACGAAGCTCCCAAGAACAACCGTcggctgcttcccagcagcccCAGTGGGAATCCTTTTCACCCCCTTTTCCCATCCACTTCCCCTCCCTCACCATGCTCCTCTGCTGTCGGCAGCCCCATGCCCCATGCCCCGCTGCAGCTGAATTCATGGCACTCAGGGAAGCTGCAGATCTCCAGGGCACAGTGGGGCCATGGACCCTCCATGCCCAGGCACCCCAGGACACCCTGCTGCAAACGTACCTTGTCCAGGCAGTGCCACAAATACCCCGGCAGcactctgcctgctcctgcaaccggggtgggggggggactgGCAAAACTGgggcaggaaaaggagaggaaaacaaagggCTTTgaacaaaagtgaaaagaagcacacaaagggaggaagaaaagcaagttagAGCTTAATCCTGTGTTACCTGGAGGAGCCCCGAGGCTCCGGAGCCATCCCTCCTGCAGAAATGCAACAGGATTGTGGCAGCATCTGGCAATGCCAGCGGTGGGGCCCGGCCGCCACGGCTGCCCTCAGCACGTCCCACCTGTGTCAGGTGTCTGCTGgggtcccctcctcccctgtcCTGTTTCTACTCAAGGTTTTGGTGCCTAGGCTTTGCTCGTGCATGGAAAAGCCCCAAGCTGCGTCCATGCACCCCGGGAGCCGGTTACGGACTCAGTAACCCaaggagggatggggaatggggacTGTGTGTGTGCCAGGCAGCACAGAGACCGACCTCCCCAGTTATGATTAACCTGTGATTATTTGTAGTGGGGGATGTGAACAAATCTCCCAGGCTGAGCAGGTCTCTCCTCTCACACAGGTCTAACTCAGGCAGGTTAAGACCCTGCAGGTATTTCTGGTGGAGAAAAAGAATCACCTTCCATCCATTCCTTTCCTCACCTTTAAAAATGACCTGGAAATGCCTTCAGGACAAGGCTTCTCAAAAAAGCCGATGACTTTTAGGACAGAATCACAGCAAAACCCAGCATTGTGGCCACCACTGCTGCTTGAGCCAAATGGGGGGAGACAGAAACCTCTCCCCTGTCCTCTCCCCCACTCCCTTTGCCCCTCCGAGACCCAGGtgtccctgctgctggggtAGCAGACATGGCATCAGCatcaaaacaaaccccagcaaAGCTCTGGACAGCAGTTCACAGGCTACAAAACCTCTCGAGGGACGAGAGGAGCACCTGCGGCCAGGCAGGAGCCCATCCTTAATAACGCAAGAAGCCCAACCGTGAGCCACTCTTGGCACCGTGGCTCAGGGGGGTGTTTTTAAACAGAGTCACTCTTTGGTGAGCAGGAGCTGCACCCGCGCAAGGGAAGGGGAGCGGGATGGTGACCCCGGCAGCCctacctgctgctgctccccgtCCCGCCGAGCACCCGCTTCGCCAAGTCAGGACGGGTCgtgggtggtgggtgctgggtgtccCTCCACGGGCGTCAGGCTCAGCCGGTCATCGGCGGTGGCAAGGCCACGCTGGCTGGTGGCCCTACAGCGGTGCCCGGGGTGCCCACCGGACTCGCCGCCCGCCGGCTCCCACCCGGCTTTTATGGCCACGGAGTCTCCTCCTGCAGCGGGGCCCGGCTGCGCTCGGCGCCGCGGAGCCAATCGGGGCGAGGGAAGCTGTGAATAATCAGCCCCGCAGCATCCTCGCCACCTCCCGAGCAGCTCTCCCGCCGCGCCGGGGcctccccgcacccccccggccgccccggaGACTGGGGTGCGCATCCCACCGCTGCACTGCCGCCGGCCGCGTCCCTCGGGGACCCCCGTCGGGGCCAGCCTCAGTCCTCGGGGCCAAAACGCGTGCCCCAGACACGGGAGGTGGCAGGGGACCGGCACCGGGTCCGTCTCCCCCTCTAGCTGCGTGTCGGGGAAGTTTGGCTGCTGGAGGTGTGAATTCCCCCTGGGCACCAAATTCAAATCCTGCCCAATAAGGGGGGAGATTAAGCCCtgaatccccccccccctccccgccccgctccccaggctggggacaggcacCGTCCTCATGGCgatgctggggagaggagcGAGCCCAACTGAAGCTGCCAGGAAGGGTGAGAGGGTCTTCACGCCCTGGGAAAGGCTGGTGCCCCCCaacccacccagcccagctgcagttGGGCAGCAATGTCCTCTCAAGGAAACCCCCCACCTCTGCATCGATGGGGCTGGACCCACTGAGCTTCCCCCCACTGCCCTCTCCCCGTCCCCCCTCCTCCTGGGGACAAACCCAAAGAGATGAACCAAAGGGGCAGGGgcaatggggtggggggacagagaccccccccccgccttccctgctcagccccaATTCCCGTTCACACATTTCTGAGCTGAATTTGGGGGTGAAGGAGGGCAGCGCTGGGCATGCCAGGGCATCCTCCGAGCCCAAACACCACTGTCACCCAGCACTGTGTCCCAACACCCCTCCAGCACCCACCCCACTGGGagatgcagggctgggggctctgGGGTGCAGACCCCCTGGGGCCAGGCCAGCCTGTcccatcccctgcagccccggtGGGTGTGAGCACATCCCACGCGCTGCCGGCAGTGCAGCCCGTCCTCTCGCTTTGAAGACACAGCTATTTTTATCGGAGCTCAAGAGGGATGTTTCCCAGCAACCTGCCTTTCTCCCCGGCTCGAACACCAGCTGCTGGACCCCGTGCCCCCTGCTCATCCCTCCTGGCACTGGCGAGGGGCACGGGGGCCATCGGCATGGCCGGGACCCTGCACCAGGCACCCAGCAGCCACGGCTGGGTGAGCAGGACAGCCTGCACCAGCTGCCCATGGTGCCCCATCTCCAAGGATGATAGCTGCCTCCACTAGCACCCACGTTTGGggtgccaggctctgctccccccaAAGCATGTGGGACCCCACAGCTTTTGCTCAGAGGTGGATTTTTGGCTCACCTAGGCTGGGACCGTACCAACACAGAGGGACTAAGGGAGCAGGGCGAGGCAAGGGCAGAGCACCCTGCATTTCCCCAGGGCCGACAGAGGAGATGTCCCCTGCAGGACCCATCCCGGGAGATGGCAGCGCTGCGGCGAGGGGGGACGGAGATCGGGCCCTGTGGAGGGCATGGGCAGAGGGCAGCCATGGCCCCCCTCACTCCACGTGCTGGGCTGAGCAGGCTCAGAACAAAGCTGAGGagaacaaaacacagctgcaaACCACCACAGACACCCTTTGGCCAGGGCCTGCAGGCATCTTCCAGGCAGGTTTAACCCTTGCTGCCAGGACTAGTGTTCCTGTGGCCACCACAGACACAGCGAGGAGGAGCATTTCTTTCACCAAAGCCATTATTTCTATCAAATAGCCCTCCCAAACCCATGAAGTCCATCCCTAAAGCCTGGCTTCCCAGGCTCAACCTGCCATTTTGCAGGCAAATGGCTCCATCCAGGAGCCACGGTCTCCAGGTGAGAGCAACAGCATCACCCCAAAGGCTGGTGCCCACCTGAGGACCACGGA is part of the Grus americana isolate bGruAme1 chromosome 17, bGruAme1.mat, whole genome shotgun sequence genome and encodes:
- the PDYN gene encoding proenkephalin-B isoform X6 yields the protein MAPEPRGSSRSSSQRQRLHREMARWALALALCLSLAMVVSADCMTQCSLCAAQTRGADSSIWPLMCLRECQGSSPPGPEWETCRKALALLVPLVALAEGTDPSPQEAEEDEAEQEQELGPGELPLAPAKRYGGFMKKMAKGKLLSLLRENAHSKGGLSKKFGGFGRKPGERAAPEDYPGPEPAGDGGEEPTGAGSEGQELAELHKRYGGFMRRIRPKLKWDNQKRYGGFLRRQFKVTTRSDEDPSAYSGEVLDL
- the PDYN gene encoding proenkephalin-B isoform X5, with amino-acid sequence MEQLPEVSRVGAGTGPGAHPQEQLCRQQRLHREMARWALALALCLSLAMVVSADCMTQCSLCAAQTRGADSSIWPLMCLRECQGSSPPGPEWETCRKALALLVPLVALAEGTDPSPQEAEEDEAEQEQELGPGELPLAPAKRYGGFMKKMAKGKLLSLLRENAHSKGGLSKKFGGFGRKPGERAAPEDYPGPEPAGDGGEEPTGAGSEGQELAELHKRYGGFMRRIRPKLKWDNQKRYGGFLRRQFKVTTRSDEDPSAYSGEVLDL
- the PDYN gene encoding proenkephalin-B isoform X2, with amino-acid sequence MVTPVPFSPHPRTQEQLPEVSRVGAGTGPGAHPQEQLCRQQRLHREMARWALALALCLSLAMVVSADCMTQCSLCAAQTRGADSSIWPLMCLRECQGSSPPGPEWETCRKALALLVPLVALAEGTDPSPQEAEEDEAEQEQELGPGELPLAPAKRYGGFMKKMAKGKLLSLLRENAHSKGGLSKKFGGFGRKPGERAAPEDYPGPEPAGDGGEEPTGAGSEGQELAELHKRYGGFMRRIRPKLKWDNQKRYGGFLRRQFKVTTRSDEDPSAYSGEVLDL
- the PDYN gene encoding proenkephalin-B isoform X4 gives rise to the protein MAPEPRGSSRSLLSPSLPIPEHRSSSQRQRLHREMARWALALALCLSLAMVVSADCMTQCSLCAAQTRGADSSIWPLMCLRECQGSSPPGPEWETCRKALALLVPLVALAEGTDPSPQEAEEDEAEQEQELGPGELPLAPAKRYGGFMKKMAKGKLLSLLRENAHSKGGLSKKFGGFGRKPGERAAPEDYPGPEPAGDGGEEPTGAGSEGQELAELHKRYGGFMRRIRPKLKWDNQKRYGGFLRRQFKVTTRSDEDPSAYSGEVLDL
- the PDYN gene encoding proenkephalin-B isoform X8 yields the protein MARWALALALCLSLAMVVSADCMTQCSLCAAQTRGADSSIWPLMCLRECQGSSPPGPEWETCRKALALLVPLVALAEGTDPSPQEAEEDEAEQEQELGPGELPLAPAKRYGGFMKKMAKGKLLSLLRENAHSKGGLSKKFGGFGRKPGERAAPEDYPGPEPAGDGGEEPTGAGSEGQELAELHKRYGGFMRRIRPKLKWDNQKRYGGFLRRQFKVTTRSDEDPSAYSGEVLDL
- the PDYN gene encoding proenkephalin-B isoform X7 — its product is MLPQSCCISAGGMAPEPRGSSRQRLHREMARWALALALCLSLAMVVSADCMTQCSLCAAQTRGADSSIWPLMCLRECQGSSPPGPEWETCRKALALLVPLVALAEGTDPSPQEAEEDEAEQEQELGPGELPLAPAKRYGGFMKKMAKGKLLSLLRENAHSKGGLSKKFGGFGRKPGERAAPEDYPGPEPAGDGGEEPTGAGSEGQELAELHKRYGGFMRRIRPKLKWDNQKRYGGFLRRQFKVTTRSDEDPSAYSGEVLDL
- the PDYN gene encoding proenkephalin-B isoform X3, with the protein product MLPQSCCISAGGMAPEPRGSSRSLLSPSLPIPEHRSSSQRQRLHREMARWALALALCLSLAMVVSADCMTQCSLCAAQTRGADSSIWPLMCLRECQGSSPPGPEWETCRKALALLVPLVALAEGTDPSPQEAEEDEAEQEQELGPGELPLAPAKRYGGFMKKMAKGKLLSLLRENAHSKGGLSKKFGGFGRKPGERAAPEDYPGPEPAGDGGEEPTGAGSEGQELAELHKRYGGFMRRIRPKLKWDNQKRYGGFLRRQFKVTTRSDEDPSAYSGEVLDL
- the PDYN gene encoding proenkephalin-B isoform X1 is translated as MGWDGVGWDGGHCPGDLGGPGGLATAQGLCQGSGCIQGKGSHPTVSSQVTPVPFSPHPRTQEQLPEVSRVGAGTGPGAHPQEQLCRQQRLHREMARWALALALCLSLAMVVSADCMTQCSLCAAQTRGADSSIWPLMCLRECQGSSPPGPEWETCRKALALLVPLVALAEGTDPSPQEAEEDEAEQEQELGPGELPLAPAKRYGGFMKKMAKGKLLSLLRENAHSKGGLSKKFGGFGRKPGERAAPEDYPGPEPAGDGGEEPTGAGSEGQELAELHKRYGGFMRRIRPKLKWDNQKRYGGFLRRQFKVTTRSDEDPSAYSGEVLDL